A window of the Agromyces mariniharenae genome harbors these coding sequences:
- the gltB gene encoding glutamate synthase large subunit — protein sequence MRTVHVSLTPPFSRFGLVPDAQGMYDPAAEKDACGLAMVATLRGTAGHDIITAALDALRHLEHRGAVGSDAGTGDGAGIITQVPDAFLRAVAPFALPAAGAYAVGNAFLPVDPTTRSSVKRRLAALAASEGLEVIGWREVPVRPEELGTLARAAMPVVQQLYVQSSATTSDGDRLSGIALDRLAFRLRKRAEREIELYFASLSCRTLVYKGMVTTLQLEPFYPDLSDERFASKLALVHSRYSTNTFPSWPLAQPFRMIAHNGEINTIQGNRNWMRARQSQLESELLGDLDPILPIVTPGASDSASFDEVVELLTLAGRSLPHAVMMMVPEAWENQTEIDAARREFYEYHSMLMEPWDGPAAIVFTDGTLVGATLDRNGLRPGRYVVTDDGLVVLASEIGVLDIDQSRIVRKGRLQPGRMFLVDTEAGRLIEDDEIKAELAASEPWGTWLDAGRIRLAELPEREHIVHPPASVNRRQKTFGYTEEEVKILLTPMARTGQEPLGAMGSDTPIAVLSKRPRLLFDYFTQQFAQVTNPPLDSIREAVVTSLGSSLGPERNLLDAGPEHARQVVLDFPVIDNDELAKIVHIDPRIGSRTTKTLKGLYRVDDGPEAMRARLDELCDEVDEAIEEGASFIVLSDRDSTKDLAPIPSLLMLSAVHHHLIRSQTRMKVGLVVEAGDVREVHHIALLVGFGASAVNPYLAMETCEDLVRSGVITGVTPEQAVHNVIKALGKGVLKIMSKMGISTISSYAGAQAFEAVGLSQEFIDEYFTGTTSKLGGVGIDVIAAENVHRHRVAYPEDVAVRAHERLATGGEYQWRRDGSPHLFNPETVFRLQHATRNRRYDVFREYTSLVDSQAEDLMTLRGMFALRTGSRAPVPIDEVEPIESIVKRFSTGAMSYGSISKEAHETLAIAMNRLGAKSNTGEGGEDLDRLLDPERRSAIKQVASGRFGVTSMYLTHADDIQIKLAQGAKPGEGGQLPPTKVYPWVARTRHATAGVGLISPPPHHDIYSIEDLKQLIFDLKRANPKARVHVKLVSQSGIGAVAAGTAKALADVILVSGHDGGTGASPLNSLKHAGTPWELGLAETQQTLMLNGMRDRVVVQVDGQLKSGRDVIVGALLGAEEFGFATAPLVVEGCVMMRVCHLDTCPVGVATQNPELRKRFTGKPEFVVNFFEFIAQEVREYLAELGYRSLDEVIGRRDLLDVDRAVEHWKASGLDLTPVLVGPDFSESEPRRNLRQQDHELDEHFDNELIRRGAIVLEQGGSVEITLPIRNTERAVGTMLGHEVTVRHGEHGLPAGSIDVTLTGSAGQSLGAFLPSGITLRLEGDSNDYVGKGLSGGQLVLRPSRDSGFVAERNVIAGNVIGYGATRGSMFIRGIVGERFLVRNSGATAVVEGVGDHALEYMTGGLALILGDTGRNLGAGMSGGTAYVLGLREGRVNREALSSGELELLPLGSADIEIVRDLLEQHLEQTDSAVAAQLLAEGDVAFDRFTKVLPRDYAAVLRTRQSAVDEGLDPDGDVVWTRILEVTGG from the coding sequence ATGAGGACGGTCCACGTGTCGCTCACTCCACCCTTCTCGAGGTTCGGTCTCGTTCCCGACGCGCAGGGCATGTACGACCCCGCCGCCGAGAAGGACGCCTGCGGCCTCGCGATGGTCGCGACGCTCCGCGGCACCGCGGGGCACGACATCATCACGGCCGCGCTCGACGCGCTGCGCCACCTCGAGCACCGCGGAGCGGTGGGCTCCGACGCTGGAACCGGTGACGGCGCCGGCATCATCACCCAGGTCCCCGACGCGTTCCTGCGCGCCGTCGCACCCTTCGCGCTCCCGGCCGCAGGCGCGTACGCGGTCGGCAACGCGTTCCTCCCCGTCGACCCCACCACGCGGTCGAGCGTCAAGCGCCGGCTCGCCGCGCTCGCGGCATCCGAGGGGCTCGAGGTCATCGGATGGCGCGAGGTCCCCGTTCGGCCCGAGGAGCTCGGCACGCTGGCCCGCGCCGCCATGCCCGTGGTGCAGCAGCTCTACGTGCAGTCCTCTGCGACCACCTCCGACGGCGACCGCCTCTCTGGCATCGCCCTCGACCGGCTCGCCTTCCGGCTGCGCAAGCGCGCCGAGCGCGAGATCGAGCTCTACTTCGCGTCGCTGTCGTGCCGCACGCTCGTCTACAAGGGCATGGTCACGACCCTCCAACTCGAGCCCTTCTACCCCGACCTCTCCGACGAGCGGTTCGCGTCGAAGCTCGCGCTCGTGCACTCGCGCTACTCGACCAACACGTTCCCGTCGTGGCCGCTCGCGCAGCCGTTCCGCATGATCGCGCACAACGGTGAGATCAACACGATCCAGGGCAACCGCAACTGGATGCGGGCGCGCCAGTCGCAGCTCGAGTCGGAGCTGCTCGGCGACCTCGACCCGATCCTGCCCATCGTCACGCCGGGAGCGAGCGACTCGGCCTCGTTCGACGAGGTGGTGGAGCTGCTCACGTTGGCGGGCCGCAGCCTCCCGCACGCGGTCATGATGATGGTGCCCGAGGCGTGGGAGAACCAGACCGAGATCGACGCGGCCCGCCGGGAGTTCTACGAGTACCACTCGATGCTCATGGAGCCGTGGGACGGCCCCGCCGCGATCGTCTTCACCGACGGCACGCTCGTCGGCGCGACGCTCGACCGCAATGGCCTGCGCCCCGGGCGGTACGTCGTCACCGACGACGGCCTCGTCGTGCTCGCGAGCGAGATCGGCGTGCTCGACATCGACCAGTCGCGGATCGTGCGCAAGGGCCGCCTGCAGCCGGGGCGCATGTTCCTCGTGGACACCGAGGCCGGCCGACTCATCGAGGACGACGAGATCAAGGCCGAGCTCGCGGCATCCGAGCCGTGGGGGACGTGGCTCGACGCCGGTCGCATCCGCCTCGCCGAGCTGCCGGAGCGCGAGCACATCGTGCACCCGCCGGCGTCGGTGAACCGCCGCCAGAAGACCTTCGGCTACACGGAGGAGGAGGTGAAGATCCTCCTCACGCCCATGGCGCGCACCGGGCAGGAGCCGCTCGGCGCGATGGGATCCGACACTCCGATCGCAGTGCTCTCGAAGCGGCCGCGCCTGCTCTTCGACTACTTCACGCAGCAGTTCGCGCAGGTCACGAACCCGCCGCTCGACTCGATCCGGGAGGCCGTCGTCACGTCGCTCGGCTCGTCGCTCGGCCCCGAGCGCAACCTGCTCGACGCCGGGCCCGAGCACGCGCGCCAGGTCGTGCTCGACTTCCCGGTCATCGACAACGACGAGCTCGCGAAGATCGTGCACATCGACCCGCGCATCGGCTCGCGCACCACCAAGACGCTGAAGGGCCTCTACCGAGTCGACGACGGCCCCGAGGCGATGCGCGCGCGCCTCGACGAGCTGTGCGACGAGGTCGACGAGGCCATCGAGGAGGGCGCGTCGTTCATCGTCCTGAGCGACCGCGACTCCACCAAGGACCTCGCGCCGATCCCGTCGCTGCTCATGCTCTCCGCCGTGCACCACCACCTCATCCGGTCGCAGACCCGCATGAAGGTCGGCCTCGTCGTCGAGGCCGGCGACGTGCGCGAGGTGCACCACATCGCGCTGCTCGTGGGCTTCGGGGCATCCGCCGTGAACCCGTACCTCGCGATGGAGACCTGCGAGGACCTGGTGCGCTCCGGCGTCATCACGGGCGTCACGCCCGAGCAGGCGGTGCACAACGTGATCAAGGCGCTCGGCAAGGGCGTACTGAAGATCATGTCGAAGATGGGCATCTCGACCATCTCGTCGTACGCGGGCGCCCAGGCGTTCGAGGCCGTCGGCCTCTCGCAGGAGTTCATCGACGAGTACTTCACGGGCACCACCTCGAAGCTCGGCGGCGTCGGCATCGACGTGATCGCGGCCGAGAACGTGCACCGCCACCGCGTCGCGTACCCCGAGGACGTCGCCGTGCGCGCGCACGAGCGCCTCGCGACGGGCGGCGAGTACCAGTGGCGCCGCGACGGATCGCCGCACCTGTTCAACCCCGAGACGGTGTTCCGCCTGCAGCACGCGACCCGGAACCGCCGCTACGACGTGTTCCGCGAGTACACCTCGCTCGTCGACTCGCAGGCCGAGGATCTGATGACGCTGCGCGGCATGTTCGCGCTCCGCACGGGCTCGCGCGCGCCGGTGCCGATCGACGAGGTCGAGCCGATCGAGTCGATCGTGAAGCGGTTCTCCACCGGTGCGATGAGCTACGGCTCCATCTCGAAGGAGGCGCACGAGACCCTCGCGATCGCCATGAACCGGCTGGGTGCGAAGTCCAACACGGGCGAGGGCGGCGAGGACCTCGACCGCCTGCTCGACCCCGAGCGCCGCAGCGCGATCAAGCAGGTCGCTTCGGGCCGCTTCGGCGTCACGAGCATGTACCTCACGCACGCCGACGACATCCAGATCAAGCTGGCCCAGGGCGCGAAGCCTGGCGAGGGCGGCCAGCTGCCGCCGACGAAGGTCTACCCGTGGGTCGCGCGCACCCGGCACGCGACCGCCGGCGTCGGGCTCATCTCGCCGCCGCCGCACCACGACATCTACTCCATCGAAGACCTCAAGCAGCTCATCTTCGACCTGAAGCGGGCGAACCCGAAGGCACGCGTGCACGTGAAGCTCGTGAGCCAGTCGGGCATCGGCGCGGTCGCGGCCGGCACGGCGAAGGCCCTCGCCGACGTGATCCTCGTCTCGGGGCACGACGGCGGCACGGGCGCGAGCCCGCTGAACTCGCTGAAGCACGCCGGCACGCCGTGGGAGCTCGGCCTCGCCGAGACGCAGCAGACGCTCATGCTGAACGGCATGCGCGACCGCGTCGTGGTGCAGGTCGACGGGCAGCTGAAGTCGGGTCGCGACGTCATCGTCGGCGCCCTGCTCGGCGCCGAGGAGTTCGGCTTCGCCACCGCGCCGCTCGTGGTCGAGGGCTGCGTCATGATGCGCGTCTGCCACCTCGACACCTGCCCGGTCGGCGTCGCCACCCAGAACCCCGAGCTGCGCAAGCGCTTCACGGGCAAGCCCGAGTTCGTGGTCAACTTCTTCGAGTTCATCGCCCAGGAGGTGCGCGAGTACCTCGCCGAGCTCGGCTACCGCTCGCTCGACGAGGTCATCGGCCGGCGCGACCTGCTCGACGTCGACCGCGCCGTCGAGCACTGGAAGGCGTCGGGCCTCGACCTCACGCCCGTGCTCGTCGGCCCCGACTTCTCGGAGTCCGAGCCGCGCCGCAACCTCCGCCAGCAGGACCACGAGCTCGACGAGCACTTCGACAACGAGCTCATCCGCCGCGGTGCGATCGTGCTCGAGCAGGGCGGCAGCGTCGAGATCACGCTGCCGATCCGCAACACCGAGCGCGCCGTCGGCACCATGCTCGGCCACGAGGTGACCGTCCGCCACGGCGAGCACGGCCTCCCGGCGGGCTCCATCGACGTGACGCTGACCGGATCGGCTGGCCAGTCGCTCGGCGCGTTCCTGCCGAGCGGCATCACGCTGCGCCTCGAGGGCGACTCGAACGACTACGTCGGCAAGGGACTCTCGGGCGGCCAGCTCGTGCTGCGCCCGTCGCGTGACAGCGGCTTCGTCGCCGAGCGCAACGTGATCGCCGGCAACGTGATCGGCTACGGCGCGACGCGCGGCAGCATGTTCATCCGCGGCATCGTCGGCGAGCGGTTCCTCGTGCGCAACTCAGGAGCGACCGCCGTGGTCGAGGGCGTGGGCGACCACGCGCTCGAGTACATGACGGGCGGCCTGGCGCTCATCCTCGGCGACACCGGCCGCAACCTCGGCGCCGGCATGTCGGGCGGCACCGCCTACGTGCTCGGCCTGCGCGAGGGTCGCGTGAACCGCGAGGCGCTGAGCTCGGGCGAGCTCGAGCTGCTGCCGCTCGGCAGCGCCGACATCGAGATCGTGCGCGACCTGCTCGAGCAGCACCTCGAGCAGACCGATTCCGCGGTCGCCGCGCAGCTGCTCGCCGAGGGCGACGTCGCGTTCGACCGCTTCACGAAGGTGCTGCCGCGCGACTACGCGGCGGTGCTCCGGACCCGCCAGAGCGCGGTCGACGAGGGCCTCGACCCCGACGGCGACGTGGTGTGGACACGAATCCTGGAGGTGACGGGTGGCTGA
- the lgt gene encoding prolipoprotein diacylglyceryl transferase, with translation MIAPFSIPSPDYAWQVLEIPIFGWTLNIHMYALCILLGIVLAVIITGRRLTKRGAEPGIVLDIALWAVPLGIIGARLYHVLTHPDDYFFEGANVLNPFQPGAIWNIWEGGNAIYGALIGGAVGVWIGCRFTGIRFWSFADALAPGMLVAQAVGRLGNWFNHELFGLPTDLPWGLEIESDNAAFPAGLADGTLFHPTFLYEIVWNLAGAALIIFLERRINLRWGKAFALYLIWYGTGRAFFEAIRVDPSEMFLGVRVNVWASWAAVVFGIILYLVQRRRHTGDEPSPYVPGREWKGPDAEVDSDETESDSDSLDDGVEGENTTGETAATSSSRSTTP, from the coding sequence GTGATCGCTCCGTTCAGCATCCCGAGCCCGGACTACGCGTGGCAGGTCCTCGAGATCCCGATCTTCGGCTGGACCCTGAACATCCACATGTACGCGCTGTGCATCCTCCTCGGCATCGTCCTCGCCGTGATCATCACCGGCCGCCGGCTCACGAAGCGGGGCGCCGAGCCCGGCATCGTGCTCGACATCGCCCTCTGGGCGGTGCCGCTGGGCATCATCGGCGCGCGGCTGTACCACGTGCTCACGCACCCCGACGACTACTTCTTCGAGGGCGCCAACGTCTTGAACCCGTTCCAGCCCGGCGCGATCTGGAACATCTGGGAGGGCGGCAACGCCATCTACGGCGCGCTGATCGGCGGCGCCGTCGGCGTCTGGATCGGCTGCCGCTTCACGGGAATCCGGTTCTGGTCGTTCGCCGATGCGCTGGCGCCGGGCATGCTCGTCGCCCAGGCCGTGGGCCGCCTCGGCAACTGGTTCAACCACGAGCTGTTCGGCCTGCCCACCGACCTGCCGTGGGGGCTCGAGATCGAGTCCGACAACGCGGCGTTCCCCGCCGGACTCGCCGACGGCACGCTGTTCCACCCCACGTTCCTCTACGAGATCGTCTGGAACCTCGCGGGCGCCGCGCTCATCATCTTCCTCGAGCGTCGCATCAACCTGCGCTGGGGCAAGGCGTTCGCGCTCTACCTGATCTGGTACGGCACGGGCCGCGCCTTCTTCGAGGCGATCCGCGTCGATCCGAGCGAGATGTTCCTCGGCGTGCGCGTCAACGTGTGGGCGTCGTGGGCCGCGGTCGTGTTCGGCATCATCCTCTACCTCGTGCAGCGCCGCCGGCACACCGGCGACGAGCCCTCGCCGTACGTTCCCGGCCGTGAATGGAAGGGACCCGACGCTGAGGTAGACTCTGACGAAACCGAGTCCGACTCCGACTCTCTCGACGATGGCGTCGAGGGTGAGAACACCACGGGCGAGACCGCAGCCACAAGCTCGAGCCGGTCCACCACGCCGTAG